The following proteins are encoded in a genomic region of Reichenbachiella sp.:
- a CDS encoding T9SS type A sorting domain-containing protein: MRKVIVALFLTVWSWNTLAEGSKNLTPSNTGTATGANTFIGYLVHSSGLVGNFLQADAPVAERTYIRINNGETLYWGLRRISSFGTNQEDLTVVLYENDGTIAASWTLTNDDGSPNQATLNTPQTGVIETYAEAAAGPEAVVGASGYDAQSYTNNTGSDQDFYIGFIQDDGGSTNPATDINEESWYDLWDFSVYDGTEEKSGRMFCQKWGFTSSAGANLLSTDFQMYARVPSTVGGVSAGNYIKEIDLSGLQPFTFALYANSVGSDPAVLGTTDFTELRQSQTTETALLEYDIFLNNPDLDLYPTSTLPTVVIADARFSCSDTGGGQATIYFETNQVGQVAILIDLNGEAGYQDGTTDVIVEQEVAVEGAYSILWNGLDGTGSAVASGTQITISGRFTSGPLHIPMWDVEDSPTGLGMSDVRPATSFDLIYWDDSQVFTGADPEIQLSGTNVNTHTWNSGDNDLLNTWSFGYYQINTQVLDFEYNCDTDGDGVANHLDNDGDNDGIPDVEEGDIKADADADGIPDYLDTDFAGFVDANGDGVNDNFDFDQDGIPNALDLDSDNDGISDIIEAGLADIDNDGFIDGFVDINNNGLNDAYDSDPMFRTDSFADECQTVDDPTHNIFFTVTTTDANGDATLSFSLQGDYGPQAGESFTLTGEGAVDLGTYDRTDSDNPTAADCDLLTFSITISQANWNNFNDDGIVAITWTTPGGGVDSGVCGGGSSCITNMSVSYPLSNPGGAALTIPDSDGDGVDDYADIDSDNDGIVDVFEAGGTAGSNGQIAGFVDADGNGRNDTQDVGALSYPDSDGDGTLPDYLDIDSDNDGIPDNVEGQASNAYIASVVADTNGNGLYDVYDPNNGGTLITPVDTDGNGSEDYRDTDADGDGVIDMIEGHDANFNGFGDWDGDNDNILEATDPFGATFNSDTDGDGLWDVFDTDNSGTAAPVQNTDGADFADFQDTDDDNDGSLTSGEDENGNGDWTDDFTQGQGTAIVGTTVPDYLFRGDYDGDGLADANDVDSDNDGLLDTDEDGGEAVDPSQDADNDGVPNYRDPDISGSLANAIDSNTDGVYDTYDADLDGIPDFLDGDSDNDGILDAIEANNGAVPNGFNVSTGQFNLNDPDNDGLMNYVDNSPAAVGGSSTLDNADSDADGINDVLDVDSDADGLTDFYESISGSSLVTYTNVDTDGDGIDDGFDPNAGGNLVIPVNTDFQDNPDYLDDDSDQDGVLDIVEGDDLNNDGFGEWDANTNGITDDAGFGADTDGDGLVDAFDSIVLGSGVNGLGSNADRQNTDGVDNLDFRDTDDDNDGDLTEDEDSNGNDDFTDDRTDGQGGANIPDYLYYGDFDGDGVPDSLDGDSDNDGIADVDEDNGEAIDPSGDEDGDGIPNFRDVDDGTVTAGLSDTADVNGDGVYDVFDTDGDGIPDFRDLDSDNDGFPDLFEVGGTDVDNDGLLDDATDTDGDGVADLIDPDDGGTPLVVVDTDGDGFRDAADLDSDGDGITNLLEAGGIDADGDGKIDDFVDTDGDGLADIIDPDNGGSPLVIPDTDGDGIDDYLDVDSDNDGITDAVENGGADTDGNGKVDGFDTDTDGDGLPDSVDPDNGGTPINDTDTDGDGIPNNKDLDSDNDGYPDILEGGGTDADFDGRIDAMVDADGDGLNDSTESNPYSIQDNDGDGQRNFADMDSDNDGLLDVIENGLIADAGTGQINGFTDANTNGWNDAQEGMAFTIVDTDGGLYPDALPDFLDLDADDDGIVDNIEGQTKATYISPTGNDTDNDGLDDAYDPNNGGTLLTPPNTDGTGAADYLDGDSDDDTVSDRVEGNNAGRGQYADWDANANAAFDDTGFDSDIDEDGILDIFDNYVGTGITQITGSNAAVTDIDLDDTWDFQDTDDDNDGENTIDEDDDVVNGDPTDDFADGGSPIPDYLYSNPDSDGDGVADSADGDMDNDGLANVSEDGGIGVDPGGDIDNDGILNFQDTDMDGDGIPNVSDSDADGDATTDTFDLTDVNSDGVIDEFDYDLDGIPDMMDRDSDNDGISDVLEFGLADVDEDGQIDGYTDANNNGLNDSQDPDCDGPRAGNAISQTNTGGTNPDNAIGNTPGTFAEVASGANIDFDMGIIIPSGETITLSLNDGAAGINATADISQSLDGISYTNVVTYTATTGAETGPFGPENFDYILSGNARYIRVQEESGTNRPVDIHLLSYSFTNCSGGAALVITDTDSDGVADHLDLDSDNDGITDNREAQASATYVAPVDGDADGDGILDVYDEDISAGNAIAPINSGGLAAADYLDTDSDGDGVLDVIEGFDANSNGFADWDTDGDNDITDEFGYGIDTDGDGLWNIFDTDNSGFISFSNIDASNQVLQNTDGTDEADHRDADDDNDGTLTSAEDTGDGMGGGADGDWTNDFVQNGNPIPDYLFAADNDGDGIVDTLDGDSDNDGIASIDEYPFGVIPLPAGGPDDGSIFDGDLDNDGIYNYLDNDMDGDGDVNSIDADDDGFGNNFTDANGDGVLDEYDQDRDGIINPFDVDSDNDGVYDGIEANNGTVAAGFDTNTGRFTGVDADGDGISSDVDQNDGVSNNAQSTTLANEDFDSDGLEDFLDLDSDNDGITDHYESQAAFVALTGNDTDGDGLDDAYDNDNGGTAITPTNTDAGGEPDYRDADSDDDGVEDMIEAYDGNTNGFGDWDTDNDNDITDETGYNVDTDGDGLWDIYDIYAGRGSNNVVGTSADLQDTDADGTADVRDTDDDEDGIDTSAEDANGNNDWTDDKTQGGGAIPDYLYFADNDDDGVADLQDLDNDNDGILNIYEYEASLADPFADDDGDGLLNYNDPGVDVNADNIDDRYDFDLDGIPNFFDLDSDNDGLLDMIEGGGLTDSDNDGTVDSFTDANSNGVDDGIDYREAVHNNNGGGDGVVNAGNSGSLAFGDAELNSTGEYIVQRLDAFYPAGTKVSIVARVDAAGAGNNDIEISQHTASTFSDAAFTNDVQYTGISNTIHANYIFELNAVADYIAIELINSTAGTLYIDGVYFSTDVPSDFDSDGLDDFLDLDADNDGIQGLIEVGGNDNNNDGTIDTFGDTDGDGWANILDPDNGGVALTIPDTDGDTYFDYEDRDSDNDGISDLTEAGGTDSTNDGVADDETDSDGDGWADTFDSSNGGVALTVVDTDDDDIRNFQDLDSDGDGIPDAAEANGGFFPGGTDDHGRFAVGGNDADNDGLADDTDGTSPTWTSTDIDGILDYLDSDSDNDGSPDLYEGFDDDEDTIEPYGVDDVLVDFEARATAYETANGDPGHYDNSANANGDNIPDWLEDDDTDGILNFADTNHAFYRDSDSDGIIDLFDSDQNGVEYGGVSGVPDNDNDVVPNQLDTDNVISLPLDFLSFDGEYANGEVSLTWTTTNEINVSHFEIERSSDGEVFSSIGSVDAVNVESTVNKYSLNDKSPLDGVNYYRVKEIDFDGKFEFSETIRIEPVLYEFSVLYYPNPVLDVLTLETSEEIKAARIQIVSIAGGIAYEKIHSGINNQKVKVDLNELPAGIYQVLLETSFGTKKFRIIKY; this comes from the coding sequence ATGAGAAAAGTAATTGTAGCTCTATTTCTGACCGTTTGGTCATGGAATACCCTTGCCGAAGGTTCTAAGAACCTCACTCCATCCAATACAGGTACCGCCACAGGTGCGAATACTTTTATTGGGTATTTAGTACATAGTTCGGGCCTTGTTGGAAATTTCCTTCAGGCAGATGCTCCTGTTGCGGAAAGAACGTATATCCGAATTAATAATGGCGAAACATTATACTGGGGTCTTAGAAGGATATCAAGTTTTGGTACTAATCAAGAAGACCTCACGGTGGTGCTTTATGAGAATGATGGAACTATTGCAGCCTCTTGGACTTTAACTAATGATGATGGAAGCCCAAATCAGGCTACCCTAAATACTCCGCAGACAGGTGTAATAGAGACTTATGCCGAGGCAGCAGCTGGCCCGGAAGCTGTGGTAGGAGCATCAGGTTATGATGCTCAAAGTTATACCAATAATACAGGTTCAGACCAAGATTTTTATATTGGCTTTATTCAAGACGATGGGGGAAGTACCAATCCTGCCACTGACATCAATGAAGAGAGTTGGTATGATCTCTGGGACTTTTCGGTATATGATGGTACTGAAGAAAAATCAGGGAGAATGTTTTGTCAAAAGTGGGGGTTTACCAGTTCGGCAGGAGCTAATTTGTTATCTACTGATTTTCAGATGTATGCCAGGGTACCCTCGACGGTTGGTGGAGTAAGCGCTGGTAATTATATAAAAGAAATTGACCTTAGTGGATTACAGCCATTCACCTTTGCGTTGTATGCTAATTCAGTTGGATCTGACCCTGCTGTTTTAGGGACCACAGATTTTACAGAATTAAGACAATCTCAGACAACCGAAACTGCACTATTGGAATATGATATATTCCTTAACAATCCTGACTTGGATCTGTATCCTACAAGTACGCTGCCAACGGTGGTTATCGCTGATGCACGTTTTAGTTGTAGTGACACAGGGGGAGGTCAAGCAACAATATATTTCGAAACTAATCAGGTAGGTCAGGTCGCCATTCTTATTGATCTGAATGGAGAAGCAGGTTACCAAGATGGCACAACAGACGTAATTGTTGAACAGGAGGTTGCCGTTGAAGGAGCCTATTCGATACTTTGGAATGGCTTAGATGGAACAGGTAGCGCGGTTGCGTCTGGCACCCAAATCACTATTTCTGGTAGATTTACTTCTGGACCACTGCATATTCCGATGTGGGATGTGGAAGATAGCCCTACTGGTCTTGGTATGTCAGATGTTCGACCTGCGACAAGTTTTGATTTAATTTATTGGGACGATTCGCAGGTATTCACTGGTGCAGACCCAGAAATACAACTGAGCGGGACCAATGTTAATACACACACCTGGAATAGTGGAGATAATGACCTCTTAAACACGTGGTCGTTTGGCTATTATCAGATTAACACTCAGGTTTTAGATTTTGAGTATAACTGTGATACCGATGGTGATGGCGTCGCCAATCACCTGGATAATGATGGTGATAATGATGGTATTCCAGATGTTGAAGAGGGTGATATTAAGGCGGATGCAGATGCAGATGGTATTCCTGATTATTTGGATACTGATTTTGCTGGGTTTGTAGATGCAAATGGGGATGGTGTAAATGATAACTTTGATTTTGACCAAGATGGTATTCCGAACGCACTTGATTTGGATAGTGATAATGATGGTATATCGGATATCATAGAAGCTGGCCTGGCCGATATTGATAATGATGGCTTTATCGATGGCTTTGTAGATATCAATAACAATGGGTTGAATGATGCATATGACTCTGATCCAATGTTCAGAACAGACAGTTTTGCTGATGAATGTCAAACAGTTGATGACCCAACACACAACATATTTTTTACTGTTACAACTACGGATGCCAATGGTGATGCCACTCTAAGCTTTAGCCTTCAAGGGGACTATGGGCCACAAGCAGGAGAAAGTTTTACTCTAACGGGAGAAGGAGCAGTAGATCTTGGAACCTATGACAGGACTGATTCTGATAATCCTACGGCAGCAGATTGTGATTTACTCACATTTAGCATTACCATTTCTCAAGCCAATTGGAATAATTTCAATGATGATGGGATCGTGGCCATTACATGGACAACTCCGGGTGGAGGTGTCGATTCTGGAGTTTGTGGAGGGGGATCTTCTTGTATCACAAACATGTCAGTCTCTTACCCTTTAAGTAATCCTGGAGGTGCCGCTTTGACTATTCCCGATAGTGATGGAGATGGTGTCGATGATTATGCAGACATTGATAGCGACAACGACGGTATTGTAGATGTTTTTGAGGCGGGAGGAACTGCTGGATCGAACGGTCAAATTGCTGGTTTTGTGGATGCGGATGGAAATGGTCGTAATGATACGCAGGATGTTGGGGCTTTAAGCTATCCTGATAGCGATGGTGATGGTACTTTGCCCGATTATCTGGATATCGATAGCGACAATGATGGTATTCCTGATAACGTGGAAGGTCAAGCCAGCAATGCGTATATAGCTTCTGTTGTGGCTGACACGAATGGAAACGGGCTTTATGACGTCTATGATCCAAATAACGGTGGTACTTTGATTACCCCAGTTGATACAGATGGTAATGGTTCTGAGGATTACAGAGATACTGATGCCGATGGCGATGGTGTCATCGATATGATTGAAGGTCATGATGCCAACTTCAATGGTTTTGGAGACTGGGATGGAGATAATGATAATATTTTGGAAGCAACTGACCCTTTTGGAGCAACCTTCAACAGCGATACTGATGGGGATGGACTTTGGGACGTATTTGATACAGACAATAGTGGAACTGCTGCTCCTGTGCAAAATACAGATGGTGCTGACTTTGCCGATTTTCAAGATACTGATGATGACAATGATGGCAGCCTTACCTCTGGAGAAGATGAGAATGGAAATGGTGATTGGACTGATGATTTTACTCAAGGCCAAGGTACAGCAATAGTAGGAACTACAGTTCCTGATTATTTATTCCGAGGGGACTATGATGGCGATGGATTGGCGGATGCTAACGATGTGGATTCCGATAACGATGGTTTGCTCGATACGGATGAAGATGGTGGAGAAGCTGTAGATCCAAGTCAAGATGCAGACAACGACGGTGTACCCAACTATCGTGATCCAGATATTTCCGGATCATTGGCTAATGCTATTGATTCAAATACAGATGGAGTTTATGATACATATGATGCTGATTTAGATGGAATTCCTGATTTCTTAGATGGTGATTCTGATAACGATGGAATTTTGGATGCTATAGAAGCAAATAATGGTGCGGTACCAAATGGCTTCAACGTATCAACAGGTCAATTCAATCTAAATGATCCAGATAACGATGGTTTGATGAACTATGTGGATAATAGTCCAGCTGCAGTGGGCGGTAGTTCAACGCTAGATAATGCAGATTCAGATGCAGATGGTATCAACGATGTGCTTGATGTAGATAGTGATGCGGATGGCTTGACTGATTTCTACGAAAGTATTTCGGGAAGCTCATTAGTTACTTATACTAATGTGGATACGGATGGTGATGGAATTGATGATGGATTTGATCCAAATGCAGGAGGTAACTTAGTTATTCCTGTTAATACAGATTTCCAGGACAACCCAGATTATTTGGATGATGATTCTGATCAGGATGGAGTATTAGACATTGTTGAAGGTGATGATTTGAATAATGATGGATTCGGAGAATGGGATGCTAACACTAATGGCATTACCGATGATGCCGGATTCGGAGCTGACACGGATGGAGATGGACTTGTAGATGCCTTTGATAGTATCGTACTTGGATCAGGAGTCAATGGACTAGGCTCTAATGCAGATCGACAGAATACAGATGGTGTTGATAATCTAGATTTTAGAGATACCGACGACGACAATGATGGTGACCTCACAGAGGATGAAGATAGCAATGGTAATGATGATTTTACAGATGATCGAACTGACGGTCAGGGAGGAGCTAATATTCCTGATTATCTATATTATGGGGATTTCGATGGAGATGGTGTGCCTGATAGTCTGGATGGTGACTCAGACAATGATGGAATAGCAGATGTAGATGAAGATAATGGAGAAGCCATAGATCCTAGCGGCGATGAAGATGGTGATGGGATACCAAATTTTAGAGATGTAGACGATGGCACCGTTACGGCTGGTCTGAGTGATACGGCAGACGTCAATGGTGATGGTGTTTATGATGTGTTTGATACGGATGGGGATGGTATTCCTGATTTTAGAGATTTAGACTCTGACAATGATGGGTTTCCTGACTTGTTTGAAGTAGGTGGTACGGACGTAGACAACGACGGATTGTTAGATGATGCAACGGATACCGACGGGGATGGTGTCGCAGATTTAATCGACCCCGACGATGGGGGTACTCCGCTCGTTGTGGTAGACACAGACGGTGATGGATTTAGAGATGCTGCAGATTTGGATTCAGATGGTGATGGTATTACCAATCTATTGGAAGCTGGCGGTATTGATGCAGATGGAGATGGGAAAATTGATGATTTTGTTGATACAGATGGCGATGGGCTAGCAGATATTATTGATCCTGACAATGGCGGAAGTCCATTGGTAATACCTGATACAGATGGAGATGGAATTGATGACTATTTAGATGTTGATTCTGATAATGATGGTATTACGGATGCAGTGGAGAATGGTGGGGCCGACACAGATGGCAACGGTAAGGTGGACGGATTTGATACGGATACCGACGGTGACGGATTACCCGATTCTGTAGATCCAGATAATGGAGGAACTCCAATAAATGATACAGATACAGATGGAGACGGAATTCCAAACAACAAAGATCTAGACAGTGACAACGATGGGTACCCGGATATCCTTGAAGGAGGAGGTACTGATGCCGATTTTGATGGACGCATAGACGCTATGGTAGATGCAGATGGTGATGGCCTAAATGATAGTACCGAAAGCAATCCTTATTCTATACAAGATAATGACGGAGATGGTCAAAGAAATTTTGCGGATATGGATTCTGACAATGATGGCTTATTGGACGTGATTGAAAATGGACTTATTGCCGATGCCGGAACTGGTCAAATAAATGGTTTTACGGATGCTAATACTAATGGGTGGAATGATGCCCAGGAAGGTATGGCGTTTACTATTGTAGATACTGACGGAGGATTATATCCTGATGCTCTTCCAGACTTTTTAGATTTGGATGCTGACGATGATGGAATCGTTGATAACATTGAAGGTCAAACTAAAGCCACCTATATTTCGCCTACAGGAAATGATACCGATAATGATGGATTGGATGATGCTTATGACCCAAATAATGGTGGAACATTATTAACCCCTCCAAATACTGATGGTACTGGAGCTGCTGATTATCTGGATGGTGATTCTGACGATGATACAGTAAGTGATAGAGTGGAAGGAAACAATGCCGGACGTGGACAGTACGCTGATTGGGATGCGAATGCCAATGCAGCCTTCGATGATACCGGTTTTGACTCTGATATCGACGAAGATGGTATTCTAGATATTTTCGACAACTATGTGGGTACCGGAATCACGCAGATTACTGGGTCTAACGCCGCAGTGACGGATATCGATTTGGACGATACCTGGGATTTTCAAGACACTGACGATGACAATGATGGCGAAAATACGATTGATGAAGATGATGATGTTGTAAATGGTGATCCAACTGATGACTTTGCTGATGGAGGAAGTCCTATTCCTGATTATTTATACAGCAATCCTGATTCAGATGGGGATGGTGTAGCTGATAGTGCAGATGGGGATATGGACAATGACGGATTGGCCAATGTCAGTGAAGATGGTGGAATTGGTGTTGACCCTGGAGGAGATATAGACAATGACGGTATTTTGAATTTTCAAGATACAGACATGGACGGCGATGGTATACCTAACGTCAGCGATTCCGATGCGGATGGAGATGCCACTACCGATACCTTTGATTTAACGGATGTTAACTCAGATGGAGTCATTGATGAGTTTGATTATGATTTGGATGGTATTCCCGATATGATGGATCGAGATAGTGATAATGATGGAATATCGGACGTTTTGGAATTTGGGTTAGCAGATGTTGATGAAGATGGACAAATAGATGGATATACTGACGCGAATAATAATGGACTAAATGATAGTCAAGACCCGGATTGTGATGGGCCAAGGGCGGGTAACGCCATATCCCAAACTAACACTGGGGGCACTAATCCAGATAATGCTATAGGGAATACACCTGGGACTTTTGCTGAGGTTGCTAGTGGCGCAAATATTGATTTTGATATGGGGATAATTATTCCTTCAGGAGAGACAATTACCTTATCGCTAAATGATGGTGCAGCAGGTATTAATGCTACAGCGGATATAAGTCAGTCTCTTGATGGAATATCCTATACTAATGTGGTGACCTATACGGCTACAACGGGAGCCGAAACTGGCCCTTTTGGTCCTGAAAATTTTGATTATATTTTATCTGGAAATGCTCGATATATAAGAGTTCAGGAAGAATCTGGAACCAATCGACCGGTTGATATACACCTTTTGTCTTACAGTTTTACTAATTGTTCAGGTGGAGCAGCATTGGTGATAACCGACACTGACTCTGATGGTGTGGCCGATCATCTTGACCTGGATTCAGACAATGACGGGATTACGGATAACCGAGAAGCGCAGGCAAGTGCTACTTATGTAGCGCCTGTAGATGGTGATGCAGATGGGGATGGTATACTAGATGTATATGACGAAGATATTTCTGCAGGTAATGCTATTGCACCAATAAATTCTGGTGGTTTAGCCGCTGCAGATTATTTAGATACAGATTCTGATGGGGACGGAGTGCTGGATGTAATAGAAGGATTCGATGCAAATTCAAATGGATTTGCCGATTGGGATACCGATGGAGACAATGATATCACTGATGAGTTTGGGTACGGTATAGATACAGATGGCGATGGATTATGGAATATATTTGATACGGATAACTCAGGTTTTATTTCATTCTCCAATATAGATGCATCTAATCAAGTGTTACAAAATACAGATGGTACTGATGAAGCTGATCACAGAGATGCAGATGATGATAATGACGGCACACTTACCAGTGCTGAAGATACTGGTGACGGTATGGGTGGAGGAGCTGACGGTGATTGGACAAACGACTTTGTTCAAAACGGTAATCCAATTCCTGATTACCTATTTGCAGCAGACAATGATGGTGACGGAATAGTAGATACTTTAGATGGAGATTCTGATAATGACGGTATAGCCTCTATAGATGAATATCCATTCGGCGTGATTCCTCTTCCTGCGGGAGGCCCAGATGACGGTAGTATATTTGATGGTGATCTTGATAATGATGGTATCTACAACTACCTGGATAATGATATGGATGGAGATGGCGACGTTAACAGTATTGATGCTGATGACGATGGTTTTGGGAATAATTTCACGGATGCCAATGGTGATGGAGTTTTGGATGAATACGATCAAGACCGTGATGGAATTATCAACCCTTTTGATGTCGATAGCGATAATGATGGGGTTTATGATGGTATAGAAGCGAACAACGGCACAGTTGCTGCTGGATTTGATACTAATACCGGAAGATTTACTGGAGTTGATGCTGACGGAGATGGAATATCGAGTGATGTTGATCAAAATGATGGTGTGAGCAATAATGCACAAAGTACCACTCTGGCAAATGAAGATTTTGACTCTGATGGTTTGGAGGATTTTCTCGACCTGGATTCAGATAACGATGGTATCACCGACCACTATGAAAGTCAAGCTGCTTTTGTTGCTCTTACGGGTAATGATACAGATGGAGATGGCTTGGACGATGCATACGACAATGATAACGGTGGAACAGCAATTACACCAACCAATACGGATGCTGGCGGCGAACCTGACTATAGAGATGCTGATAGTGACGATGATGGAGTGGAGGATATGATAGAGGCCTATGATGGCAATACCAATGGGTTTGGCGATTGGGACACTGACAATGATAATGATATTACCGATGAGACCGGTTACAATGTAGATACTGACGGTGATGGACTTTGGGATATCTATGATATCTATGCCGGTAGAGGTAGTAATAATGTAGTAGGTACCTCAGCAGATCTCCAGGATACAGATGCCGACGGTACAGCAGATGTTCGAGATACTGATGACGATGAGGATGGGATAGATACTTCAGCGGAAGATGCCAATGGCAACAATGACTGGACAGATGATAAAACTCAAGGGGGAGGTGCTATACCAGATTACTTATATTTTGCTGACAATGACGACGATGGGGTTGCTGACCTACAGGATTTGGATAATGACAATGATGGAATTCTAAATATTTATGAGTATGAGGCTTCTCTTGCAGATCCTTTTGCTGATGATGATGGGGATGGCTTATTAAATTACAATGACCCAGGTGTAGACGTCAACGCTGATAATATCGACGATCGCTATGACTTTGATTTGGACGGTATCCCTAATTTCTTTGATCTGGATAGTGACAACGATGGTTTGTTGGATATGATCGAAGGAGGAGGTTTGACCGATTCAGATAACGATGGAACTGTTGATAGCTTCACAGACGCAAATAGCAATGGAGTTGATGATGGTATTGATTATAGAGAAGCGGTACATAATAATAATGGCGGGGGAGACGGCGTGGTTAATGCTGGAAATTCTGGTTCGTTAGCCTTTGGTGATGCTGAATTGAATAGTACAGGCGAGTATATTGTCCAACGATTGGATGCTTTTTATCCAGCAGGAACAAAAGTTTCAATTGTAGCAAGAGTTGATGCAGCTGGTGCAGGGAATAATGATATTGAGATTAGCCAGCATACGGCAAGTACATTCTCTGATGCTGCGTTTACCAATGATGTGCAATACACAGGCATATCTAATACAATCCATGCAAATTATATTTTTGAATTGAACGCTGTTGCAGATTATATCGCCATTGAATTGATCAACAGCACAGCTGGAACATTGTATATTGACGGGGTTTATTTTAGTACAGATGTGCCAAGTGATTTTGACAGCGATGGACTAGATGATTTCTTGGATTTGGATGCTGATAATGATGGTATTCAAGGGTTGATCGAAGTTGGTGGAAATGATAACAACAATGACGGTACTATAGACACCTTTGGTGATACAGACGGTGATGGTTGGGCAAATATTCTAGACCCAGACAATGGAGGTGTAGCTTTAACAATACCCGATACAGATGGAGATACCTACTTTGATTATGAAGATAGAGATTCAGATAATGATGGTATTTCAGATTTGACTGAAGCCGGCGGTACTGATAGCACTAATGATGGAGTAGCTGATGATGAAACTGATAGCGACGGTGATGGTTGGGCTGACACATTTGATAGTTCTAATGGTGGAGTAGCGTTGACTGTTGTTGATACTGACGATGATGATATTCGAAATTTTCAAGATCTTGATTCTGACGGTGATGGTATACCGGATGCGGCTGAAGCCAATGGAGGCTTTTTCCCAGGTGGGACCGATGACCATGGAAGATTTGCAGTAGGAGGAAATGATGCTGATAATGATGGTTTGGCTGACGATACTGATGGTACATCACCGACTTGGACAAGTACTGACATAGACGGTATTCTTGATTATTTGGATAGCGATTCAGACAATGACGGTTCACCAGATTTATATGAAGGATTTGACGATGACGAAGATACTATTGAACCGTATGGAGTAGACGATGTATTAGTCGATTTTGAAGCTAGAGCGACGGCATATGAAACTGCGAATGGTGATCCCGGACATTATGATAATTCTGCCAATGCCAATGGTGATAATATCCCTGATTGGCTAGAAGATGATGACACAGATGGAATATTAAATTTCGCCGACACAAATCACGCCTTTTACAGAGATTCGGATAGTGATGGAATTATAGACTTGTTTGATAGTGATCAGAATGGAGTAGAATATGGAGGTGTATCAGGTGTGCCTGATAACGATAATGATGTGGTTCCTAATCAATTAGATACGGATAATGTGATTTCACTTCCTTTGGATTTCTTATCGTTTGATGGGGAGTATGCCAATGGAGAAGTTTCACTTACATGGACTACTACTAATGAAATCAATGTTAGTCATTTTGAGATAGAAAGAAGTTCTGACGGAGAGGTGTTTAGTTCTATTGGAAGTGTTGATGCAGTTAATGTTGAATCTACTGTCAATAAGTATTCTTTGAATGACAAGTCTCCTCTTGATGGGGTAAATTATTATCGAGTTAAAGAGATTGATTTTGATGGGAAGTTTGAATTTTCTGAAACTATTCGAATTGAACCTGTGCTATATGAATTTTCTGTATTGTATTATCCAAACCCAGTTTTAGATGTGCTTACATTAGAAACTAGTGAGGAAATTAAAGCAGCCAGAATTCAAATTGTTTCAATAGCCGGAGGCATCGCTTATGAGAAAATCCACTCTGGAATAAATAATCAAAAGGTAAAAGTTGATTTAAATGAACTACCTGCGGGTATCTACCAAGTTTTATTAGAAACTTCATTTGGTACAAAGAAATTCAGAATTATTAAATACTAA
- a CDS encoding DUF2490 domain-containing protein encodes MKKLILVALLISGLSNAKGQEVEGEMNVWFFMLNHYSVNEKWRVGNEIHVRRYDWVKDQEQFLIRPFVDYILNKDVTFTAGYTYIKTSSFGPLPSGITVPENNIWEQVTLNHLVGKLLISHRLRQEHRWIGEIEGDPSTGLDIDGTHFTNRFRYRLTLRHDLGEKWFAHVFDEFWFHQDGMKPERFDRNWFYAGLGYRVGSGNVQLGYMGQRISVGDQFLEMPTLQLMFQYDF; translated from the coding sequence ATGAAGAAATTAATACTTGTTGCCCTATTGATATCAGGGCTGTCTAATGCCAAAGGACAGGAAGTAGAAGGAGAGATGAATGTTTGGTTCTTTATGCTCAACCATTATTCAGTCAATGAAAAATGGAGAGTTGGAAACGAAATCCATGTTAGAAGATACGATTGGGTGAAAGACCAAGAGCAATTTTTGATCAGACCATTTGTCGATTATATTTTGAATAAAGATGTCACTTTCACTGCAGGGTATACTTATATCAAAACTTCTTCATTTGGCCCGTTACCGTCTGGTATCACCGTACCCGAAAACAACATCTGGGAACAGGTGACCTTAAATCATCTGGTAGGAAAACTTTTGATTTCACATCGTCTGAGACAAGAACATAGATGGATTGGAGAAATAGAGGGAGATCCATCAACTGGGCTAGATATTGATGGAACTCATTTCACCAATAGATTTAGATATCGTTTGACTTTGCGTCATGATCTAGGTGAAAAATGGTTTGCTCATGTGTTTGATGAATTCTGGTTTCATCAAGATGGAATGAAGCCAGAGCGATTTGATAGAAACTGGTTTTATGCTGGTCTCGGATACAGAGTAGGCTCGGGCAACGTGCAGCTTGGATATATGGGGCAAAGGATTAGTGTGGGGGATCAATTTCTTGAAATGCCCACCTTGCAACTTATGTTTCAGTACGATTTTTAA